A portion of the Pedobacter cryoconitis genome contains these proteins:
- a CDS encoding pyridoxal-phosphate dependent enzyme: MLKELEKLAAFIGNTPLIELKNNDANLFAKLEYNNFSGSSKDRAAFSIIYNGIKSGRISENTTIIASSSGNLAIAVASICKRLKLRFIPVIDPNINSSYETLLNLMSHHVVKVAERDHTGGYLLTRINVVNALHAATPDAFIADQYGDPNNYKGYYGLGEEIISSFEKLDYIFVAVSSSGAITGISDFIKRKKPEVKIVGVDVEGSVIFSDKPVKRYISGIGASQVPPIMKNAIIDDVVIMSQMSIIRGCTELLNEQAIFAGASSGAVYLAAKNYFRLNDIEESRATSLLIFPDKGHTYLDTIYNEEWGCQLAAKLNEEVLSNNF; encoded by the coding sequence ATGTTAAAAGAACTAGAAAAACTGGCTGCCTTTATAGGCAATACGCCTCTTATTGAACTAAAAAATAACGATGCCAACCTCTTTGCGAAGTTAGAATACAATAACTTCTCTGGCAGCTCAAAGGACAGAGCTGCATTCAGCATTATCTACAACGGTATCAAATCCGGGAGGATTTCAGAAAATACCACCATCATTGCGTCCAGTTCCGGCAATCTGGCTATCGCTGTAGCTTCGATCTGCAAAAGGTTGAAATTACGCTTCATTCCTGTAATCGATCCGAATATTAATTCATCTTACGAAACATTGTTAAACCTGATGTCTCACCATGTGGTCAAAGTCGCTGAAAGAGATCATACAGGAGGATATCTTTTAACCCGGATCAATGTGGTCAATGCGCTGCATGCAGCTACTCCTGATGCTTTTATTGCAGACCAGTACGGTGATCCAAATAATTATAAAGGTTATTACGGTCTGGGAGAAGAGATTATTTCCTCTTTTGAAAAGCTTGACTACATTTTTGTTGCGGTAAGTTCAAGCGGTGCAATCACAGGTATTTCAGATTTCATCAAAAGGAAAAAACCGGAAGTGAAAATTGTAGGCGTTGACGTAGAAGGTTCTGTCATTTTTAGTGATAAACCTGTTAAACGTTATATCTCAGGAATAGGAGCGAGCCAGGTTCCTCCGATCATGAAAAATGCCATCATTGATGACGTAGTGATTATGTCTCAAATGAGTATTATCAGAGGATGTACTGAACTGCTGAATGAGCAGGCAATTTTTGCCGGGGCTTCATCGGGAGCTGTTTACCTGGCTGCTAAAAACTATTTCAGACTGAATGATATCGAAGAATCAAGGGCTACCTCTCTGTTAATATTTCCAGATAAAGGGCATACCTATTTAGATACTATTTATAATGAAGAATGGGGCTGTCAACTTGCTGCTAAATTAAATGAAGAAGTTCTTTCCAATAATTTTTAA